From Rutidosis leptorrhynchoides isolate AG116_Rl617_1_P2 chromosome 3, CSIRO_AGI_Rlap_v1, whole genome shotgun sequence, a single genomic window includes:
- the LOC139900976 gene encoding uncharacterized protein — MPFELCNAPGTFQRCMTAIFHDMVEDFMEVYMDDFSVFGTSFHSCLSNLDKMLARCEKTNLVLNWEKCHFMVEGIVLGHKISNKGIEVDKTKINVIATLPEPTSVKSIRSFLGHAGFYRRFIQDFSKIALPLTKLLEKDAPFEFNEDCKKVFSILKEKLTNAPIIISPDWTKLFELLCDASDYTIGAVLGQRKEKHFHSIYNASKMLAGAENLAVDHLSRLENPNLDNSNEIRDTFPDECLMMISDESYPWFANFVNYLAAKELRKDLTYQQRKKFFADLKHYFWENPYLFKVGPDQIIRRCVHGKEANEILLQCHSSAPGGHFGPNYTTLKVLDAGFYWPTIFQDAHKLLQSSYHPQTSGQVEHTNRGLKRILERIVENNPNLWSQKLDDALWAFRTAYKTPIGTTPFRLVYGKACHLPVEIEHRAYWALKQCNLDPKETGKHRNLQINQVDELRLSAYENSLTYKEKTKRWHDARIKNIKSFQPGDKVLIFQSKYKFSPGKLRSR; from the exons ATGCCGTTCGAGTTATGCAATGCCCCTGGCACTTTCCAAAGATGTATGACAGCTATCTTTCACGACATGGTGGAGGATTTTATGGAAGTCTATATGGATGATTTTTCTGTCTTTGGAACATCCTTTCACTCATGTCTATCCAATCTTGATAAAATGCTTGCTCGTTGTGAAAAAACGAAtcttgttcttaattgggaaaaatgtcattttATGGTAGAAGGCATTGTCCTTGGCCATAAAATTTCTAATAAAGGAATTGAGGTTGATAAAACCAAAATCAATGTTATTGCCACCCTTCCCGAACCCACTAGTGTTAAATCAATTAGAAGTTTCCTAGGACATGCTGGATTTTATAGAcgcttcattcaagatttttccaaaattgctctTCCGTTAACTAAACTCTTAGAAAAAGACGCACCttttgaatttaacgaagattgtAAAAAAGTTTTCtctattttaaaagaaaaactcacGAATGCACCTATTATTATATCTCCCGATTGGACTAAGCTTTTCGAACTTTTGTGTGACGCTAGTGATTATACTATAGGAGCTGTCTTAGGGCAACGAAAAGAAAAGCATTTTCACTCAATCTACAATGCTAGTAAAATGCTAGCAG gagctgagaatcttgcAGTAGATCATCTTTCACGTTTAGAAAATCCTAATCTAGACAATTCAAATGAAATTAGAGACACATTCCCTGACGAATGTCTCATGATGATCTCAGATGAGTCATATCCATGGTTTGCTAACTTTGTAAACTATTTAGCTGCCAAAGAATTAAGAAAAGACTTAACTTATCAACAAAGAAAAAAATTCTTCGCCGATTTAAAACATTACTTTTGGGAAAATCCTTACTTGTTTAAAGTAGGTCCCGACCAAATTATTCGTCGTTGCGTTCATGGTAAAGAAGCAAATGAAATCCTATTACAATGCCATAGTAGTGCACCAGGAGGACACTTTGGTCCAAATTACACGACTCTCAAAGTTTtagatgctggattttattggcctaccatatttCAAGACGCACATAAATTACTCCAGTCAT CTTACCACcctcaaacaagtggtcaagttgaACATACTAATCGGGGATTAAAAAGGATTCTCGAACGAATAGTTGAAAATAACCCAAACCTTTGGTCTCAAAAGTTAGATGATGCATTATGGGCTTTCCGGACTGCATATAAAACACCTATAGGAACTACTCCTTTTAGGTTAgtttatggaaaagcttgtcatctacctgttgaaatcGAACACCGAGCATATTGGGCTTTAAAGCAATGTAACTTAGATCCTAAAGAAACGGGAAAACATAGAAATCTTCAAATAAACCAAGTTGATGAACTTAGACTTTCGGCTTATGAAAATTCACTGACTTATAAAGAGAAAACGAAAAGATGGCACGATGCTCGAATTAAAAACATTAAAAGTTTTCAACCAGGGGATAAAGTTCTAATTTTTCAATCAAAATACAAATTTTCTCCTGGAAAATTAAGATCTAGATAG